The Nitrospira tepida genome includes a window with the following:
- a CDS encoding energy transducer TonB family protein, whose amino-acid sequence MSPAADQQRCPVLTRVLLLPALLLCSSVAPLKSDAAETQSPAVKPPAPKPSLNVILENALETGVVQFGEELPLTVTLANGPKSNASLVTAVESLAFDKAMVPMEQTETPGEWKAAITIQPKPVGYTSVRPKAVRLRVTVSRVRDNTLKRILARTVYLTMVHEPAKPQEKESEDEALESPANEMPLDEVQPDVPPVANVLIAEEDLRPLPETKQERLYWKEITRLISRSWSHRMRFARGVNGARETVRVRFRMHANGNAQLIQLERSSGVREVDEAGLLAIVQAHPFPPIPGGTNEDYVDVHVRMRTGARPAAAVQQNQPALAGATSSVTAGPAPVPDPKGDQKAAETTTVESKESKPVAPKPATK is encoded by the coding sequence ATGTCGCCTGCGGCGGATCAACAACGGTGTCCGGTTCTGACGCGCGTCCTGCTCCTGCCCGCGTTGCTGCTCTGTTCATCGGTGGCCCCGCTCAAAAGCGACGCGGCTGAAACCCAGAGCCCCGCCGTCAAACCTCCCGCTCCCAAGCCCTCTCTGAACGTGATCCTGGAGAATGCGCTGGAGACCGGCGTCGTGCAGTTCGGGGAGGAACTGCCGCTTACCGTGACGCTCGCCAACGGGCCGAAGAGCAATGCCTCGCTGGTCACCGCGGTCGAGAGCCTCGCGTTCGACAAGGCCATGGTGCCGATGGAGCAGACGGAAACCCCGGGCGAGTGGAAAGCGGCGATCACGATCCAACCGAAGCCGGTGGGTTATACGTCCGTGAGGCCGAAGGCCGTCCGCCTGCGGGTGACGGTGTCGCGCGTGCGAGACAATACGCTCAAGCGAATCCTTGCCCGCACCGTCTATCTGACCATGGTGCACGAGCCGGCCAAGCCGCAGGAGAAAGAGAGCGAGGACGAAGCCCTGGAGTCGCCTGCCAACGAGATGCCGCTCGACGAAGTGCAACCGGATGTGCCGCCGGTGGCCAATGTGCTGATTGCGGAGGAAGACCTCAGGCCATTGCCGGAGACCAAGCAAGAACGGCTGTACTGGAAGGAAATCACGCGCCTGATCAGCCGGAGCTGGAGCCACCGGATGCGGTTTGCGAGGGGGGTCAACGGCGCGCGGGAAACGGTGCGGGTGCGGTTTCGCATGCATGCCAACGGGAACGCGCAGCTCATCCAGCTCGAACGGAGTTCGGGTGTCCGCGAGGTCGATGAGGCCGGCCTGTTGGCGATCGTACAGGCCCATCCCTTCCCCCCGATTCCGGGTGGCACCAATGAGGACTATGTCGATGTCCATGTCCGCATGCGGACCGGAGCCAGGCCGGCCGCGGCGGTGCAACAGAACCAGCCTGCGCTGGCGGGAGCGACCTCTTCGGTCACGGCTGGACCAGCGCCCGTGCCTGACCCAAAGGGGGACCAGAAGGCCGCAGAGACCACTACGGTCGAATCAAAAGAGTCCAAGCCGGTGGCGCCGAAGCCGGCGACGAAGTGA